In the genome of Streptococcus mitis, one region contains:
- a CDS encoding PTS beta-glucoside transporter subunit EIIBCA: MNNQEIAKKVIDALGGRENVNSVAHCATRLRVMVKDEGKINKEVIENLEKVQGAFFNSGQYQIIFGTGTVNKMYDEVVALGLPTSSKDDMKAEAAKQGNWFQRAIRTFGDVFVPIIPVIVATGLFMGVRGLLTALGMTLPADVTTYTQILTDTAFIILPGLVVWSTFRVFGGNPAVGIVLGMMLVSGSLPNAWAVASGGEVTAMNFFGFIPVVGLQGSVLPAFIIGVVGAKFEKAVRKVVPDVIDLLVTPFVTLLVMSILGLFVIGPVFHVVENYILIATKAILSMPFGLGGFLIGGVHQLIVVSGVHHIFNLLEVQLLAADHANPFNAIITAAMTAQGAATVAVGVKTKNPKLKTLAFPAALSAFLGITEPAIFGVNLRFRKPFFLSLIAGAIGGGLASILGLAGTGNGITIIPGTMLYIGNGQLAQYLLMVAVSFVLGFALTYMFGYEDEKEVATEVETERLVQEETTGNIPAALQNETLVTPIVGDVVALADVNDPVFSSGAMGQGIAVKPSQGVVYAPADAEVSIAFPTGHAFGLKTTDGAEVLIHVGIDTVSMNGEGFEAKVAQGDKVKAGDVLGTFDSNKIAAAGLDDTTMVIVTNTADYASVAPVATGSVAKGDAVIEVKI; this comes from the coding sequence ATGAACAATCAGGAAATTGCAAAAAAAGTCATCGATGCCTTGGGCGGACGTGAAAATGTCAACAGTGTAGCTCACTGTGCGACTCGTCTTCGTGTCATGGTCAAAGATGAAGGAAAAATTAATAAAGAAGTGATTGAGAACTTGGAAAAAGTTCAAGGTGCTTTCTTTAACTCAGGTCAATACCAAATCATCTTTGGTACAGGTACAGTTAATAAAATGTACGATGAAGTTGTTGCACTTGGTTTGCCAACATCATCTAAAGATGACATGAAAGCAGAAGCTGCTAAACAAGGGAACTGGTTCCAACGTGCTATCCGTACTTTCGGTGACGTTTTCGTTCCAATCATCCCAGTTATCGTAGCGACAGGTCTCTTCATGGGTGTGCGTGGTCTCTTGACTGCTCTTGGAATGACACTTCCAGCTGACGTGACAACTTATACTCAAATCTTGACAGATACAGCCTTCATCATCTTGCCAGGTTTGGTTGTGTGGTCAACCTTCCGTGTATTCGGTGGAAATCCAGCCGTTGGTATCGTTCTTGGTATGATGCTTGTTTCTGGCTCACTTCCAAACGCTTGGGCAGTCGCTTCAGGTGGTGAAGTAACAGCTATGAACTTCTTTGGTTTCATTCCTGTTGTTGGTTTGCAAGGTTCTGTTCTTCCAGCCTTCATCATCGGGGTTGTCGGAGCTAAATTTGAAAAAGCTGTCCGCAAGGTTGTTCCAGATGTGATTGACCTCTTGGTAACACCATTCGTGACACTTTTGGTTATGTCTATCCTTGGACTCTTTGTCATCGGACCAGTCTTCCACGTTGTTGAAAACTACATTCTTATCGCTACAAAAGCGATCCTCAGCATGCCATTTGGTCTTGGTGGTTTCTTGATTGGTGGGGTTCACCAATTGATCGTCGTGTCAGGTGTGCACCATATCTTCAACTTGCTTGAAGTTCAATTGCTTGCTGCTGACCATGCTAACCCATTCAACGCTATCATCACTGCGGCTATGACAGCTCAAGGTGCTGCAACAGTTGCGGTTGGTGTTAAAACTAAAAATCCAAAACTAAAAACACTTGCTTTCCCAGCTGCTCTTTCTGCCTTCCTCGGTATTACAGAGCCTGCTATCTTCGGGGTGAACTTGCGCTTCCGTAAGCCATTCTTCCTTTCATTGATTGCTGGTGCAATCGGTGGTGGATTGGCTTCTATCCTTGGACTTGCTGGTACTGGTAATGGTATCACAATTATCCCAGGTACAATGCTTTACATCGGTAACGGACAACTTGCCCAATACCTTCTTATGGTAGCTGTATCATTCGTTCTTGGTTTCGCTCTTACTTATATGTTTGGTTATGAGGATGAAAAAGAAGTTGCTACTGAAGTAGAGACAGAACGTTTGGTCCAAGAAGAAACAACTGGTAACATTCCAGCAGCTCTTCAAAATGAAACACTTGTAACCCCTATTGTTGGTGACGTTGTCGCTCTTGCCGATGTTAATGACCCAGTCTTCTCAAGTGGAGCTATGGGACAAGGTATCGCTGTGAAACCAAGTCAAGGTGTAGTATATGCACCAGCTGATGCTGAAGTCTCAATTGCCTTTCCAACAGGACACGCTTTTGGTTTGAAAACAACTGATGGTGCTGAAGTTTTGATCCACGTTGGTATTGACACTGTATCTATGAATGGCGAAGGTTTTGAAGCAAAAGTTGCACAAGGTGATAAGGTTAAAGCGGGCGATGTTCTTGGAACCTTTGACTCAAATAAAATTGCTGCAGCTGGACTTGATGATACAACAATGGTTATCGTTACAAATACAGCTGACTACGCTTCAGTAGCTCCAGTCGCAACAGGTTCAGTTGCGAAGGGGGATGCTGTGATCGAAGTGAAAATCTAA
- a CDS encoding sucrose-6-phosphate hydrolase produces the protein MEWTTERRYRLYQDWTQEEIQHIEENMAQSPWHTHYHVEPKTGLLNDPNGFSYFDGKWIVFYQNFPFGAAHGLKSWVQLESEDLVHFTETGVKVLPDTPLDSHGAYSGSAMQFGDNLFLFYTGNVRDENWIRHPYQIGALMDKEGKITKIDEILIDQPADSTDHFRDPQIFNFKGQYYAIVGGQDLEKKGFVRLYKAVDNDYTNWQEVGDLDFANDRTAYMMECPNLVFVGEQPVLLYCPQGLDKKVLDYDNIYPNMYKIGASFDPENAKMVDVSKLQNMDYGFEAYATQAFNSPDGRALAVSWLGLPDVSYPSDRFDHQGTFSLVKELTIKDGKLYQYPVSAIKDLRASEEAFSNRAQTKNTYELELNLEANSQSEIVLLADQEGKGLAINFDLVNGQVTVDRSQAGEQYAQEFGTTRSCPIDNQATTATIFIDNSVFEIFINKGEKVFSGRVFPHAGQNGILIKSGNPTGTYYELDYGRKTN, from the coding sequence ATGGAATGGACAACTGAGCGTCGTTACAGACTTTATCAAGATTGGACGCAAGAAGAAATTCAACATATAGAAGAAAATATGGCACAATCTCCATGGCATACTCATTACCATGTTGAGCCAAAAACAGGACTTCTCAACGACCCAAATGGCTTTTCTTACTTTGATGGAAAGTGGATTGTTTTTTATCAGAACTTTCCTTTTGGTGCAGCCCACGGTTTGAAATCTTGGGTGCAATTGGAAAGTGAGGACTTGGTTCACTTCACAGAAACCGGAGTCAAAGTTTTGCCTGATACTCCATTAGACAGCCACGGTGCCTACTCTGGTTCTGCCATGCAGTTTGGCGATAACTTGTTCCTATTTTATACGGGAAATGTTCGTGATGAAAACTGGATCCGTCACCCATATCAGATTGGGGCTTTGATGGATAAAGAAGGCAAGATTACCAAGATTGACGAAATCTTGATTGACCAGCCAGCTGATTCTACTGACCACTTCCGCGATCCGCAAATTTTCAACTTCAAAGGTCAATACTATGCTATCGTCGGTGGACAGGACTTGGAGAAAAAAGGCTTCGTCCGTCTCTACAAGGCTGTAGATAATGACTATACAAACTGGCAAGAGGTGGGTGACCTTGACTTTGCTAACGACCGTACTGCCTACATGATGGAATGCCCAAATCTTGTCTTTGTCGGGGAGCAACCTGTCCTTCTCTACTGCCCACAAGGTTTAGATAAGAAAGTTCTAGACTACGATAATATCTATCCAAATATGTATAAGATTGGGGCTTCCTTTGACCCTGAAAATGCCAAAATGGTAGATGTGTCTAAACTTCAAAACATGGACTATGGTTTCGAAGCCTATGCAACTCAAGCCTTCAACTCTCCTGATGGGCGTGCTCTAGCAGTTAGCTGGCTTGGTTTACCAGATGTTTCTTATCCATCTGACCGTTTTGACCACCAAGGAACCTTCTCTTTGGTCAAAGAACTCACTATCAAAGACGGTAAACTCTACCAATACCCAGTCTCAGCGATCAAGGACCTTCGTGCGTCTGAAGAAGCCTTCTCAAACCGTGCTCAAACAAAGAACACCTATGAACTTGAACTCAACTTGGAAGCCAATAGCCAGAGCGAGATTGTCTTACTAGCTGATCAAGAAGGCAAGGGACTTGCAATCAACTTTGACCTTGTAAATGGTCAAGTGACAGTGGATCGTAGCCAGGCTGGTGAACAGTACGCTCAAGAATTTGGGACAACGCGTTCTTGTCCAATCGATAACCAGGCTACTACTGCTACAATTTTCATCGATAACTCTGTCTTTGAAATTTTCATCAATAAAGGAGAAAAAGTATTTTCTGGTCGTGTCTTCCCACATGCAGGCCAAAATGGTATCCTGATCAAATCTGGAAACCCAACTGGAACTTACTATGAATTAGATTATGGTCGCAAAACTAACTGA
- a CDS encoding LacI family transcriptional regulator: MVAKLTDVAKLAGVSPTTVSRVINKKGYLSEKTIQKVNEAMRELGYKPNNLARSLQGKSAKLIGLIFPNISNVFYAELIDKLEHQLFKNGYKTIICNSEHDSEKEREYIEMLEANQVDGIISGSHNLGIEDYNRVTAPIISFDRNLSPDIPVVSSDNYAGGVLAAQTLVKTGAQSIIMITGNDNSNSPTGLRHAGFASVLPKAPIINVSSDFSPVRKEMEIKNILTRQKPDAIFASDDLTAILVIKIAQELGISVPEDLKVIGYDGTYFIENYYPHLTTIKQPMQEIAQLTVDLLLQKIEGKEVATTGYFLPVTLLPGKSI; this comes from the coding sequence ATGGTCGCAAAACTAACTGATGTCGCAAAACTTGCAGGTGTCAGCCCTACTACCGTTTCTAGGGTTATCAATAAAAAAGGCTATCTCTCTGAGAAAACCATTCAAAAGGTAAATGAAGCCATGCGAGAATTGGGCTATAAGCCCAACAACCTGGCTCGTAGTCTGCAAGGAAAATCAGCTAAGTTAATCGGCTTGATTTTCCCAAATATTTCCAATGTTTTCTATGCAGAATTGATTGATAAGTTGGAACACCAACTCTTTAAGAATGGTTACAAGACCATCATATGTAACAGCGAGCACGATTCTGAAAAGGAACGGGAGTACATCGAAATGCTGGAGGCCAATCAGGTCGACGGTATCATTTCTGGTAGTCATAACTTGGGAATCGAAGACTACAATCGTGTGACCGCACCGATTATTTCCTTTGACCGAAACTTATCACCAGACATCCCTGTCGTTTCCTCTGACAACTATGCTGGCGGGGTCCTTGCTGCCCAGACCTTGGTTAAGACAGGCGCCCAGTCTATCATCATGATTACAGGAAATGACAATTCTAATTCGCCAACTGGACTGCGCCACGCTGGTTTTGCATCCGTACTCCCAAAAGCTCCTATTATCAATGTTTCCAGTGACTTTTCTCCTGTCAGAAAAGAAATGGAAATCAAGAATATCTTGACCCGACAAAAGCCTGATGCCATCTTTGCTTCGGATGATTTGACTGCCATTCTGGTCATTAAAATTGCTCAAGAACTGGGAATCTCTGTCCCAGAAGATCTCAAAGTCATCGGCTATGATGGGACTTACTTTATCGAGAATTACTACCCTCATTTAACAACGATTAAGCAACCTATGCAAGAGATTGCTCAACTCACCGTTGACCTCCTATTACAAAAGATCGAAGGCAAGGAAGTCGCAACAACCGGTTACTTCTTACCAGTCACCCTATTACCAGGAAAAAGTATTTGA
- a CDS encoding 3-hydroxy-3-methylglutaryl-CoA reductase — MKISWNGFSKKSYQERLELLQAQALLSPERQASLEQDEQISVTVADQLSENVVGTFSLPYSLVPEVLVNGQEYTIPYVTEEPSVVAAASYASKIIKRAGGFTAQVHERQMIGQVALYQVADPEQAQEKITSKKAELLELANQAYPSIVKRGGGARDLHVEQIKGETDFLVVYLHVDTQEAMGANMLNTMLEALKPVVEELSQGQSLMGILSNYATDSLVTASCRIAFRYLSRQKDQGREIAEKIALASQFAQADPYRAATHNKGIFNGIDAVLIATGNDWRAIEAGAHAFASREGHYQGLSQWTLDLEREELVGEVTLPMPVATKGGSIGLNPRVALSHELLGNPSAKELAQIIVSIGLAQNFAALKALVSTGIQQGHMKLQAKSLALLAGASESEVAPLVERLIADKTFNLEIAQRYLENLRS, encoded by the coding sequence ATGAAGATAAGTTGGAATGGATTTTCTAAAAAATCATACCAAGAGCGCCTCGAGCTGTTACAAGCTCAGGCGCTCCTTAGTCCTGAGAGACAAGCTAGTTTGGAGCAGGATGAACAAATTAGTGTGACTGTCGCAGACCAGCTGAGTGAGAATGTAGTAGGAACTTTTTCTCTGCCTTATTCGCTGGTTCCAGAGGTTCTTGTCAATGGTCAGGAATACACAATTCCCTATGTGACGGAAGAGCCGTCAGTGGTTGCTGCGGCCAGCTATGCAAGTAAAATCATCAAGCGTGCAGGCGGTTTTACTGCACAAGTCCATGAGCGTCAGATGATTGGTCAGGTAGCTCTTTATCAAGTTGCTGATCCTGAACAAGCGCAGGAGAAGATCACCAGCAAGAAAGCAGAACTCTTAGAACTTGCTAATCAAGCCTATCCTTCTATCGTTAAACGCGGAGGCGGGGCGCGTGATTTGCATGTAGAGCAGATTAAAGGCGAAACAGACTTCCTCGTTGTTTATCTCCATGTCGATACGCAGGAAGCCATGGGAGCAAATATGCTCAATACCATGCTGGAAGCCTTGAAGCCAGTCGTAGAAGAACTCAGTCAGGGACAGAGTCTCATGGGTATTCTGTCTAACTACGCGACCGATTCTTTGGTTACTGCAAGTTGTCGCATCGCCTTTCGCTATTTGAGCCGTCAAAAGGATCAAGGACGAGAAATTGCAGAGAAAATTGCTTTGGCGAGCCAATTTGCGCAAGCTGATCCTTATCGAGCAGCTACCCACAATAAAGGGATTTTTAATGGTATTGATGCCGTTTTGATTGCAACTGGTAATGACTGGCGTGCTATTGAGGCAGGAGCCCATGCCTTTGCTAGTAGAGAAGGACACTATCAAGGTCTTAGTCAATGGACACTGGACCTTGAAAGAGAAGAATTGGTCGGTGAGGTGACCCTGCCCATGCCTGTAGCGACCAAAGGCGGCTCTATCGGCCTCAACCCTCGTGTAGCCCTCAGTCATGAATTACTAGGAAATCCTTCTGCTAAAGAATTAGCTCAGATTATCGTGTCTATCGGTCTCGCCCAAAACTTTGCGGCCCTCAAAGCCTTGGTGAGTACAGGAATTCAGCAAGGTCACATGAAATTGCAGGCCAAATCCTTGGCTCTCCTAGCAGGTGCTAGTGAATCCGAGGTTGCTCCCCTAGTCGAGCGCCTCATCGCAGATAAAACCTTTAACCTAGAGATAGCCCAGCGCTACCTAGAAAATTTAAGATCATAA
- a CDS encoding hydroxymethylglutaryl-CoA synthase, which yields MTIGIDKIGFATSQYVLKLQDLAEARGIDPEKLSKGLLLKELSIAPLTEDIVTLAAGASDSILTEQERAEIDMVIVATESGIDQSKAAAVFVHGLLGIQPFARSFEIKEACYGATAALHYAKLHVENSPESKVLVIASDIAKYGIETPGEPTQGAGSVAMLITQNPRIMAFNNDNVAQTRDIMDFWRPNYSTTPYVNGVYSTQQYLDSLKTTWLEYQKRYQLTLDDFAAVCFHLPYPKLALKGLKKIMDKSLPQEKKDLLQKHFDQSILYSQKVGNIYTGSLFLGLLSLLENTDSLKAGDKIALYSYGSGAVAEFFSGELVEGYEAYLDKDRLNKLNQRTALSVADYEKVFFEEVDLDETNSAQFAGYENQEFALVEIVDHQRRYSKVEK from the coding sequence ATGACAATCGGTATTGATAAGATTGGTTTTGCAACCAGTCAATATGTCTTGAAATTACAAGACTTAGCAGAAGCGAGGGGAATTGACCCTGAAAAATTAAGCAAAGGACTCTTGCTCAAGGAATTGAGTATTGCTCCCCTAACTGAGGACATCGTGACCTTGGCGGCCGGTGCAAGTGACTCTATTTTAACTGAGCAAGAGAGAGCAGAAATTGACATGGTCATTGTGGCTACCGAGTCAGGAATTGACCAGAGTAAGGCTGCGGCCGTCTTTGTGCATGGCTTGCTGGGTATCCAGCCCTTTGCTCGTAGTTTCGAGATTAAAGAAGCCTGCTATGGAGCGACAGCTGCCCTTCATTATGCCAAATTGCATGTGGAAAATTCTCCAGAGTCCAAAGTTTTGGTTATTGCCAGTGATATTGCCAAATATGGTATTGAAACTCCGGGAGAACCAACTCAGGGTGCCGGAAGTGTGGCAATGTTGATTACACAAAATCCACGCATTATGGCCTTTAATAATGACAATGTAGCTCAGACTCGTGACATCATGGATTTTTGGCGTCCAAATTACTCAACAACCCCTTATGTGAATGGTGTTTATTCTACCCAACAATATTTGGATAGTTTGAAAACAACTTGGCTTGAATACCAAAAACGCTACCAGCTTACTTTGGATGATTTTGCGGCTGTATGCTTCCATTTGCCTTATCCGAAATTAGCACTAAAAGGCTTGAAAAAAATCATGGATAAGAGCCTGCCCCAAGAGAAAAAAGACCTCTTGCAAAAGCATTTTGACCAGTCTATTCTCTACAGTCAAAAAGTGGGGAATATCTATACAGGTTCCCTCTTCCTAGGACTCTTGTCTCTCTTGGAAAATACAGATAGCTTGAAGGCTGGGGATAAAATTGCCCTTTATAGTTACGGAAGTGGTGCTGTTGCTGAGTTCTTCAGTGGTGAATTGGTTGAAGGATATGAAGCTTATCTGGATAAAGACCGCTTGAACAAGCTCAACCAACGAACTGCCCTATCCGTAGCTGACTATGAAAAAGTCTTCTTTGAGGAAGTGGACTTGGATGAAACAAACTCTGCCCAGTTTGCTGGTTATGAAAATCAAGAGTTTGCCTTGGTTGAAATTGTGGACCACCAACGCCGTTATAGCAAGGTTGAAAAATAA